A single region of the Pseudomonas sp. B21-023 genome encodes:
- a CDS encoding SGNH family hydrolase gives MQASDSKQLFQVQMGAARGLYAIVVTTALLFWLNQDSIKLYCQQKYHQSCEIPLLGQMPAWRTGAQLTALLEARRDDLLERLQPAPQVAEAPLPEVLPAPMPVVTVDLQTPAALAKPLPHGAAHTPAPVHVVHVPAPVAVTPSVAAVPASAPMPAATPAPAPAPVLLQPGTVASLVAGDEVFLVGDSLMQGVAPHLANSLRKRYQIRTVNLSKQSTGLAYPGFFNWPKTVAETLDHEPNVRLMVVFLGPNDPWDMPQGKGKPFLRFKSPEWEVAYRARIDSILEQARTHNVQVIWVGPPNMEKARLSTAMGYLSGLYQEQTALYGQYYVSANPILGYADASFAYTVQTAQGKRVKVRVDDGIHFTITGQKMIAEQILSLISFPGLTVTGH, from the coding sequence ATGCAAGCTTCTGATAGCAAACAGCTGTTCCAGGTACAGATGGGCGCTGCCCGTGGCCTGTACGCGATCGTGGTCACCACCGCGCTGCTGTTCTGGCTGAACCAGGACTCGATCAAACTCTACTGCCAGCAGAAGTACCACCAGAGCTGCGAAATCCCGCTGCTGGGCCAGATGCCGGCCTGGCGTACGGGGGCGCAACTGACGGCGCTGCTGGAGGCCCGCCGTGACGACCTGCTCGAGCGCCTGCAGCCGGCGCCGCAGGTAGCCGAAGCGCCGCTGCCCGAGGTCCTGCCCGCGCCGATGCCGGTGGTCACGGTCGACCTGCAGACCCCGGCGGCGCTGGCCAAACCGCTGCCGCACGGTGCGGCGCACACGCCGGCGCCTGTTCACGTTGTTCACGTGCCCGCGCCCGTCGCTGTAACCCCGTCCGTCGCGGCAGTGCCGGCGTCAGCGCCAATGCCAGCGGCAACTCCAGCACCAGCCCCGGCGCCGGTATTGCTGCAACCGGGCACCGTGGCCTCCCTGGTCGCTGGTGACGAGGTGTTCCTGGTCGGCGATTCGCTGATGCAGGGCGTTGCCCCGCACCTGGCCAACAGCTTGCGCAAGCGTTACCAGATCCGCACCGTCAACCTCAGCAAGCAGAGCACCGGCCTTGCCTACCCGGGCTTCTTCAACTGGCCGAAGACCGTGGCCGAGACCCTCGACCACGAACCGAACGTGCGCCTGATGGTGGTGTTCCTCGGCCCCAACGACCCGTGGGACATGCCCCAGGGCAAAGGCAAGCCGTTCCTGCGCTTCAAGTCGCCGGAATGGGAGGTGGCCTATCGCGCCCGGATCGATTCGATCCTCGAGCAGGCCCGCACGCACAACGTGCAGGTTATCTGGGTCGGGCCGCCGAACATGGAGAAGGCGCGGCTGTCCACCGCCATGGGTTACCTCAGCGGGCTCTACCAGGAGCAGACCGCGCTGTACGGCCAGTACTACGTGTCGGCCAACCCGATCCTCGGCTACGCCGACGCCAGCTTCGCGTACACGGTGCAGACCGCGCAGGGCAAGCGGGTGAAGGTGCGGGTCGACGACGGCATTCATTTCACCATCACAGGCCAGAAGATGATCGCCGAGCAGATACTGTCTCTGATCAGCTTTCCAGGCCTGACCGTAACAGGACATTGA
- the ribB gene encoding 3,4-dihydroxy-2-butanone-4-phosphate synthase: MSTPLNKQFPNVSAAIAAFQAGRPVLLLDDDDREDEADIVAAAENLSLQTMAMMIRDCSGIVCLCLDEATVDALQLAPMVQNNQARHGTGFTVTIEAAEGVSTGVSAQDRITTIESALRSTAQQRHIVSPGHVFPLRARDGGVLTRRGHTEGSVDLARLAGLRPAAVLCELMNPDGSMARGEQVAVYARQYNLPVLTIEELARYREAMVELEAEPA; this comes from the coding sequence ATGTCCACCCCGCTTAACAAGCAATTCCCCAACGTCAGCGCCGCCATCGCCGCCTTCCAGGCCGGGCGCCCGGTGCTGCTGCTCGACGACGACGACCGCGAGGACGAAGCCGACATCGTCGCTGCCGCCGAGAACCTTTCGCTGCAGACCATGGCCATGATGATCCGCGATTGCAGCGGTATCGTCTGCCTGTGCCTGGACGAAGCCACCGTCGACGCCCTGCAGCTGGCGCCGATGGTGCAGAACAACCAGGCCCGCCACGGCACCGGCTTCACCGTCACCATCGAAGCCGCCGAGGGCGTCAGCACCGGCGTGTCGGCGCAGGACCGCATCACCACCATCGAATCCGCGCTGCGCTCCACCGCGCAACAGCGCCACATCGTCAGCCCCGGCCATGTATTCCCCCTGCGCGCCCGTGACGGCGGCGTGCTGACCCGTCGCGGCCACACCGAAGGCTCGGTGGACCTGGCCCGCCTGGCCGGCCTGCGCCCGGCGGCGGTGCTGTGCGAACTGATGAACCCCGATGGCAGCATGGCCCGCGGCGAACAGGTGGCGGTGTATGCGCGGCAGTACAATCTGCCAGTGCTGACCATCGAGGAGCTGGCGCGCTATCGTGAGGCGATGGTGGAACTCGAGGCCGAGCCGGCCTGA
- the ispA gene encoding (2E,6E)-farnesyl diphosphate synthase, with product MIAQYQASAQARVDAALEPLFQAPAKELERLYAAMRYSVMNGGKRVRPLLAYAACEAFGVPAEQANGAACAVELIHAYSLVHDDLPAMDDDDLRRGQPTTHKAFDEACAILAGDGLQSLAFSALLDPRLSPQPDAIRLQMVQALAKAAGPAGMVGGQAIDLGSVGLKLDQKALEYMHRHKTGALIEASVRLGALASARAGQVQLDALQTYAQAIGLAFQVQDDILDVESDTTTLGKRQGADIARDKPTYPALLGLEAAKAYALELRDQALAALAGFGENAEPLRALARYIVERRH from the coding sequence ATGATCGCCCAGTACCAGGCGAGCGCCCAGGCCCGGGTCGACGCGGCGCTCGAACCGTTGTTCCAGGCTCCCGCCAAGGAGCTCGAGCGCCTCTATGCCGCCATGCGCTACAGCGTGATGAACGGCGGCAAGCGCGTGCGCCCGCTGCTGGCCTACGCCGCCTGCGAAGCCTTCGGCGTACCGGCGGAGCAGGCCAACGGCGCCGCCTGCGCGGTTGAGCTGATCCACGCCTACTCGCTGGTACACGACGATCTGCCGGCCATGGACGACGACGACCTGCGCCGCGGCCAGCCGACCACCCACAAGGCCTTCGACGAGGCGTGCGCGATCCTCGCCGGCGACGGTTTGCAAAGCCTGGCCTTCAGCGCCTTGCTCGATCCGCGCCTGAGCCCGCAGCCCGACGCCATCCGCCTGCAGATGGTCCAGGCCTTGGCCAAGGCGGCCGGCCCTGCGGGCATGGTCGGCGGGCAAGCCATCGACCTCGGTTCGGTGGGCCTGAAGCTCGACCAGAAAGCCCTGGAGTACATGCACCGGCACAAGACCGGCGCGCTGATCGAAGCCAGCGTGCGCCTCGGCGCCTTGGCCAGCGCCCGCGCCGGGCAGGTCCAGCTCGATGCGCTGCAGACTTATGCACAGGCCATTGGCCTGGCGTTCCAGGTGCAGGACGATATCCTCGACGTGGAGAGCGACACCACCACCCTGGGCAAACGCCAGGGCGCCGATATCGCCCGCGACAAGCCGACCTACCCGGCCCTGCTCGGCCTGGAGGCGGCCAAGGCCTATGCCCTGGAGCTGCGCGACCAGGCGCTGGCCGCGCTGGCAGGCTTTGGCGAGAATGCCGAGCCACTGCGGGCACTGGCCCGCTACATCGTCGAACGCCGCCACTGA
- a CDS encoding SGNH/GDSL hydrolase family protein, which translates to MRQWHHLLGLALLISAAPGCSTGANSVSAQPAARPTAAPASRQDGNVALLAGKLRNAGRAPVAIVQLGDSHTAADLFSGELRRLLQARYGDGGIGLVPASPVPGIRNDRVIIKSEKRQWELVSARNQQSHQFPLGGYLSLPQANRSSVMLQARDEDRQRYKVSALYQSSGSASLLVNGGQRRVLPASNGQWRFSPAFANVGLPVQLTVEGGRGVALGGWYLQGQKNAGVTYSTLGINGARLEVVDKWQAGWRDSLKAVRPDLVILAYGTNEAFDDKLDLALYQAQLEATLTGLRKDLPQTAILLVGPPDSIKQRKARSCAARQPQPLASVIRIQKQMARKHKALFWDWQGFMGGPCSIAGWQAQGLARPDLVHLTADGYRKSAAGLYEYLKGPLGLR; encoded by the coding sequence ATGCGCCAATGGCATCACCTGCTGGGCCTGGCCCTGCTGATCAGCGCCGCGCCGGGTTGCAGCACCGGCGCCAACAGCGTGAGCGCCCAGCCCGCGGCGCGGCCCACCGCCGCGCCCGCCAGCCGCCAGGACGGCAACGTCGCCCTGCTCGCCGGCAAGCTGCGCAATGCCGGGCGTGCCCCGGTTGCCATCGTCCAGCTGGGTGATTCGCACACCGCCGCCGACCTGTTCAGCGGCGAGCTGCGCCGCCTGCTGCAGGCACGCTACGGCGACGGTGGCATTGGCCTGGTGCCGGCCTCGCCGGTGCCGGGGATCCGTAACGACCGGGTGATCATCAAGAGCGAGAAGCGCCAGTGGGAGCTGGTGTCGGCGCGCAACCAGCAGAGCCATCAGTTTCCGCTGGGCGGCTACCTGTCGCTGCCGCAGGCCAACCGTTCCAGCGTGATGCTGCAGGCGCGTGACGAGGACCGCCAGCGCTACAAGGTCTCGGCGCTGTACCAGTCCAGCGGGAGTGCCAGCCTGCTGGTCAATGGCGGCCAGCGTCGGGTGTTGCCGGCCAGCAATGGCCAGTGGCGCTTCAGCCCGGCGTTCGCCAATGTCGGCCTGCCGGTGCAATTGACGGTGGAAGGGGGCCGTGGCGTCGCCTTGGGTGGCTGGTACCTGCAGGGGCAGAAGAATGCCGGGGTGACCTATTCGACGCTGGGCATCAACGGCGCGCGTCTGGAGGTGGTGGACAAGTGGCAGGCGGGTTGGCGCGACAGCCTCAAGGCCGTGCGGCCGGACCTGGTGATCCTGGCCTACGGCACCAACGAGGCGTTCGACGACAAGCTCGACCTGGCGCTGTACCAGGCGCAGCTCGAGGCGACCCTCACGGGCTTGCGCAAGGACCTGCCGCAGACGGCGATCCTGCTGGTCGGCCCGCCGGACTCGATCAAGCAGCGCAAGGCGCGCAGCTGCGCGGCGCGCCAGCCGCAACCGCTGGCCTCGGTGATTCGTATCCAGAAGCAGATGGCGCGCAAGCACAAGGCGCTGTTCTGGGATTGGCAGGGGTTCATGGGCGGGCCGTGCTCGATCGCCGGCTGGCAGGCGCAGGGGCTGGCGCGGCCTGATCTTGTCCATCTGACAGCCGATGGCTATCGCAAGAGTGCGGCGGGGTTGTATGAGTATCTGAAGGGGCCGTTGGGGTTGCGTTGA
- a CDS encoding exodeoxyribonuclease VII small subunit: MARKKASIDFEQSLADLQALVERLENGELSLEESLAAFEQGIALTRDCQGALAQAEQKVQILLERDGELAAQPFDAEPEA; encoded by the coding sequence ATGGCCCGCAAAAAAGCCTCCATCGATTTCGAACAATCCCTCGCCGACCTGCAAGCCCTGGTCGAGCGCCTGGAGAACGGCGAACTGTCGCTGGAAGAGTCGCTGGCCGCCTTCGAGCAAGGCATCGCCCTGACCCGCGATTGCCAGGGCGCCCTGGCCCAGGCCGAGCAGAAGGTGCAGATCCTGCTGGAGCGTGACGGCGAGCTGGCAGCGCAGCCATTCGACGCGGAGCCCGAGGCATGA
- the rtcR gene encoding RNA repair transcriptional activator RtcR, producing MTKPLVAIGFLGTTLDRNGKGAARWNRWRPTIGLCQQPDLPLDRLELIHGPGARDLGLAERIRADIQQVSPGTEVRLHPLALRNPWDFEEVYGALHDFASGYSFDTEHEDYLVHITTGTHVAQICWFLLTEARYLPARLVQTSPSRKHDENSDPAGIATLIDLDLSRYDPIASRFRREQVEGQSLLKSGIATRNPDFNRTIEQIERVALRSKAPMLLVGPTGAGKSFLARRVHELKRGRHQLGGRFIEVNCATLRGDGAMSTLFGHAKGAFTGAQNARDGLLRAADGGMLFLDEIGELGADEQAMLLKAIEEKRFFPLGADREVESDFQLIAGTHRDLRAKVADGSFREDLFARINLWTFALPGLAQRREDIEPNLDFELQRHAREQGRQVRFNLEAKRRYLAFAHASEARWAGNFRELSASITRMATLADSGRIDEALVEEEIARLRYAWGLESATEPLLAGRELDLFDQVQLQAVIDVCRRAQSLSEAGRQLFAVSRQEKANPNDADRLRKYLARFGLDWQQLKS from the coding sequence ATGACCAAGCCTCTCGTCGCCATCGGTTTTCTCGGCACCACCCTCGACCGCAACGGCAAGGGTGCGGCGCGCTGGAACAGGTGGCGGCCAACCATCGGCCTGTGCCAGCAACCCGACCTGCCCCTGGACCGCCTGGAACTTATCCACGGCCCCGGCGCACGCGACCTCGGCCTGGCCGAGCGAATCCGCGCCGACATCCAGCAGGTCTCGCCCGGCACAGAGGTGCGCCTGCACCCGCTGGCGCTGCGCAACCCGTGGGATTTCGAGGAGGTCTACGGCGCCCTGCACGACTTCGCCAGCGGCTACAGCTTCGACACCGAGCACGAGGACTACCTGGTGCATATCACCACCGGCACCCACGTCGCGCAGATCTGCTGGTTCCTGCTCACCGAGGCGCGCTACCTGCCGGCGCGCCTGGTGCAGACCTCACCCTCGCGCAAGCACGACGAAAACAGCGACCCTGCCGGCATCGCCACCCTGATCGACCTCGACCTGTCGCGCTACGACCCGATCGCCTCGCGCTTTCGCCGCGAACAGGTCGAGGGGCAGTCGCTGCTCAAGTCAGGCATCGCCACGCGCAACCCGGACTTCAACCGCACCATAGAGCAGATCGAACGGGTCGCCCTGCGCTCGAAGGCGCCGATGCTGCTGGTCGGCCCGACCGGCGCCGGCAAGTCGTTCCTGGCCCGCCGCGTCCATGAGCTCAAGCGCGGTCGTCACCAGTTGGGCGGTCGCTTCATCGAGGTGAACTGCGCCACCCTGCGCGGCGACGGCGCCATGTCGACCCTGTTCGGCCATGCCAAAGGCGCCTTCACCGGCGCGCAGAACGCCCGCGACGGCCTGCTGCGCGCCGCCGACGGCGGCATGCTATTCCTCGACGAAATCGGTGAGCTGGGCGCCGACGAACAGGCCATGCTGCTCAAGGCCATCGAAGAAAAGCGCTTCTTCCCGCTGGGCGCCGACCGTGAGGTGGAAAGCGACTTCCAACTGATCGCCGGCACCCACCGCGACCTGCGCGCCAAGGTCGCCGACGGCTCGTTCCGCGAAGACCTGTTCGCCCGCATCAACCTGTGGACCTTCGCCCTGCCGGGCCTGGCCCAGCGGCGCGAGGACATCGAGCCGAACCTGGATTTCGAGTTGCAGCGCCACGCCCGTGAGCAAGGCCGCCAGGTGCGCTTCAACCTCGAAGCCAAGCGCCGCTACCTGGCCTTCGCCCACGCCAGCGAAGCACGCTGGGCCGGTAACTTCCGCGAGCTGTCGGCATCGATCACGCGCATGGCGACCCTGGCCGACAGCGGGCGCATCGACGAGGCACTGGTCGAGGAAGAGATCGCTCGGCTGCGCTATGCCTGGGGCCTGGAATCGGCAACCGAGCCGCTGCTGGCCGGCCGCGAACTGGACCTGTTCGACCAGGTACAACTGCAGGCGGTGATCGATGTGTGCCGCCGCGCCCAGAGCCTGTCCGAGGCCGGGCGCCAGCTGTTCGCGGTATCACGCCAGGAGAAGGCCAACCCTAACGACGCCGACCGCCTGCGCAAGTACCTGGCGCGGTTCGGGCTGGATTGGCAGCAACTAAAGTCGTAG
- a CDS encoding slipin family protein codes for MKLLKRFVVKKNERGLLMSEGDFVSILEPGQYSRFDWQDRLTVTTFSLQSPLFDHPLAQYLRGQEPALVEQHFEAMDLAQHEAGLRFEDGRMVELLAPDSRRLYWKGQVEHGLQRIDLNQGRRLDDELVVRLNRPGVAGTDLVLLALVPAFHVGVLKIDGVVAGLLEPGRHGYWRCGSQVAVEMVDTRLQALEVNGQEILTRDKVSLRLSLVANWRYTDVLGAHGQMSKPVEHLYRELQFGLRAAVGTRTLDELLEDKQSIDGSVTEHLLAHLQDSGLEVSSLGVRDIILPGEMKTLLAQVVEAEKAAQANVIRRREETQATRSLLNTAKVMEGNPTALRLKELETLERVAERIDRISVFGGLDQVLNGMVSLKAG; via the coding sequence ATGAAACTGTTGAAACGCTTTGTGGTGAAGAAAAACGAACGTGGCCTGCTGATGAGCGAAGGCGACTTCGTGTCGATTCTCGAGCCTGGCCAGTACTCGCGTTTCGACTGGCAAGACCGGCTGACGGTGACCACCTTCAGCCTCCAATCCCCGCTGTTCGACCACCCGCTGGCACAGTACCTGCGCGGGCAGGAGCCAGCTCTGGTCGAGCAGCATTTCGAAGCCATGGACCTGGCGCAGCACGAGGCCGGCCTGCGTTTCGAGGACGGCCGCATGGTCGAGTTGCTGGCACCGGACAGTCGCCGCCTGTACTGGAAAGGCCAGGTCGAGCATGGCTTGCAGCGCATCGACCTGAATCAGGGCCGGCGCCTGGACGATGAACTGGTGGTCCGCCTGAACCGCCCCGGTGTGGCCGGCACGGACCTGGTGCTGCTGGCGCTGGTGCCGGCGTTCCATGTCGGTGTGCTGAAGATCGACGGCGTGGTAGCCGGGTTGCTCGAGCCGGGCCGCCATGGCTACTGGCGCTGCGGCAGCCAGGTAGCGGTGGAGATGGTCGACACTCGCTTGCAGGCGCTGGAGGTCAACGGCCAGGAGATCCTCACCCGCGACAAGGTCAGCCTGCGCCTGAGCCTGGTGGCCAACTGGCGCTACACCGATGTACTCGGCGCCCACGGGCAGATGAGCAAACCGGTGGAGCACCTGTACCGCGAACTGCAGTTCGGTTTGCGTGCTGCGGTGGGCACCCGCACCCTCGACGAACTGCTGGAAGACAAGCAGTCCATCGACGGTAGCGTCACCGAGCACCTGCTGGCGCACCTGCAAGACAGTGGCCTGGAGGTGAGCAGCCTGGGGGTGCGCGACATCATCCTGCCGGGCGAGATGAAAACCCTGCTGGCGCAGGTAGTGGAGGCAGAGAAGGCTGCCCAGGCCAACGTGATCCGCCGGCGTGAGGAAACCCAGGCGACCCGCTCGCTGCTCAACACCGCCAAGGTGATGGAAGGCAACCCGACGGCCCTGCGCCTCAAAGAGCTGGAAACCCTGGAGCGGGTGGCCGAGCGCATCGACCGGATTTCGGTGTTCGGTGGCCTGGATCAGGTATTGAATGGCATGGTCAGTCTCAAGGCGGGTTGA
- a CDS encoding MBOAT family protein, protein MDYVVSFLSIEFGLCFTLFFLLYWSLCWSVRLQNLLLLTASYGLVASFSLQSLYILLGYSVLVYLLGLLAGRYPGRWFSRVLLLTLVLGCFYLFKYQAFFVEGAQAALATAGFDVALPLLEVLVPIGLSFYTFHSVSYLVSINRRELTPSAPLDLALYLAFFPSLVAGPVNRALHMLPQIRPPAMRQVLEPQRALGLIAMAVVKLFFLSAWLGSEWVDPVFDTPGSATPEQVLLSVYGYSLLIYFNFSGYTNLVTGIALLLGFRLPDNFDAPYAAHNLKEFWGRWHISLSRFIRDYVYIPLGGNRQGVWRGNLNMLLAMLVSGLWHGASVNFIIWGALHGMGLAISKLFSQWCPGFANLPGSGLLARLMTFHYVAFAWIFFRSPTLEGALEMLGDIAQLSLAGLNSVTGLMLLACVLFVASYPQWLALLRQSGAAFQRLPWQLYPIPLGVGVSLVIFASQSGVPGFIYASF, encoded by the coding sequence ATGGACTACGTTGTGAGCTTCCTCTCGATCGAATTCGGCCTCTGTTTCACGCTGTTCTTCCTGCTTTATTGGAGCCTGTGCTGGAGTGTCCGGCTGCAGAACCTGCTGCTGCTGACGGCCAGCTATGGCCTGGTGGCCAGCTTCAGCCTGCAGTCGCTTTACATCCTGCTGGGCTACAGCGTGCTGGTATACCTGCTCGGCCTGCTGGCGGGGCGCTACCCTGGACGCTGGTTTAGCCGCGTGCTGCTGTTGACGCTGGTGCTGGGCTGTTTCTACCTGTTCAAGTACCAGGCGTTCTTCGTCGAAGGCGCGCAGGCCGCACTGGCCACCGCCGGGTTCGACGTGGCGCTGCCGTTGCTGGAAGTGCTGGTGCCGATCGGGCTGTCGTTCTATACCTTCCATTCGGTCAGCTACCTGGTGTCGATCAACCGGCGCGAGCTGACGCCGTCGGCGCCGCTGGACCTGGCCTTGTACCTGGCGTTCTTCCCCAGCCTGGTGGCCGGGCCGGTCAACCGCGCCCTGCACATGCTGCCGCAGATCCGCCCGCCAGCCATGCGCCAGGTGCTGGAGCCGCAGCGGGCACTGGGGCTGATCGCGATGGCGGTGGTCAAGTTGTTCTTCCTCAGTGCCTGGCTGGGCAGCGAGTGGGTGGACCCGGTGTTCGACACCCCGGGCAGCGCCACCCCCGAGCAGGTGCTGTTGAGCGTGTACGGCTACAGCCTGCTGATCTACTTCAACTTCAGCGGCTACACCAACCTGGTCACCGGCATCGCCTTGTTGCTGGGGTTCCGCCTGCCGGACAACTTCGACGCGCCGTATGCCGCACACAACCTCAAGGAGTTCTGGGGGCGCTGGCACATCAGCCTGTCGCGCTTCATCCGCGACTACGTCTATATCCCGCTGGGCGGCAACCGCCAGGGCGTATGGCGCGGCAACCTGAACATGCTGCTGGCGATGCTGGTGTCCGGGCTGTGGCACGGGGCGAGCGTGAACTTCATCATCTGGGGCGCGCTGCACGGCATGGGCCTGGCTATCTCCAAGCTGTTCAGCCAGTGGTGCCCAGGGTTCGCCAATCTGCCGGGATCGGGCTTGCTGGCGCGGTTGATGACCTTCCACTACGTGGCTTTTGCCTGGATCTTCTTCCGCAGCCCGACGTTGGAGGGCGCGCTGGAGATGCTCGGCGACATCGCCCAGCTGAGCCTGGCGGGCCTGAACAGTGTCACTGGCCTGATGCTGCTGGCCTGCGTGCTGTTCGTGGCCAGTTATCCACAATGGCTCGCGCTGCTGCGCCAGAGTGGCGCGGCCTTCCAGCGCCTGCCGTGGCAGCTGTATCCGATCCCGCTCGGGGTCGGTGTGTCGCTGGTGATTTTCGCTTCGCAGTCGGGCGTGCCGGGGTTCATCTATGCAAGCTTCTGA
- the dxs gene encoding 1-deoxy-D-xylulose-5-phosphate synthase, which yields MPTTFQEIPRERPVTPLLDRADTPAGLRRLAEADLETLADELRQDLLYTVGQTGGHFGAGLGVIELTIALHYVFDTPDDRLVWDVGHQAYPHKILTGRRERMLSLRQKDGIAAFPRRSESEYDTFGVGHSSTSISAALGMAIAARLQNDPRKSIAVIGDGALTAGMAFEALNHAQEVNADMLVILNDNDMSISRNVGGLSNYLAKILSSRTYASMREGSKKVLSRLPGAWEIARRTEEYAKGMLVPGTLFEELGWNYIGPIDGHDLPTLIATLRNMRDLKGPQFLHVVTKKGKGFAPAEVDPIGYHAITKLEPADKPVAPKKTSGPKYASVFGQWLCDMAAADNRLVGITPAMKEGSDLIDFSERYPERYFDVAIAEQHAVTLAAGMACEGAKPVVAIYSTFLQRAYDQLIHDVAVQDLDVLFAIDRAGLVGEDGPTHAGAYDLSYLRCIPGMLVMTPSDENELRKMLSTGHHYKGPAAVRYPRGTGPNAPISGDLEPLEIGKGVVRRQGGKVALLVFGVQLAEALQVAEQIDATVVDMRFVKPLDEALVLEMAASHELLVTIEENAIMGGAGAAVGEFLAREAVVKPLLHLGLPDIYVEHAKPAQMLAECGLDAAGIEASVKTRMAKLGL from the coding sequence ATGCCCACGACGTTTCAAGAGATCCCCCGCGAACGCCCGGTCACGCCGTTGCTGGACCGCGCCGACACGCCCGCCGGCCTGCGCCGGCTGGCCGAAGCCGACCTGGAGACCCTGGCCGACGAGCTGCGCCAGGACCTGCTCTATACCGTTGGGCAGACCGGTGGGCATTTTGGTGCGGGCCTGGGCGTCATCGAGCTGACGATCGCCCTGCACTACGTCTTCGACACCCCGGATGACCGGCTGGTGTGGGACGTCGGCCACCAGGCCTACCCGCACAAGATCCTCACCGGTCGGCGCGAGCGCATGCTCAGCCTGCGCCAGAAGGACGGCATCGCCGCCTTCCCGCGCCGCAGCGAGAGCGAGTACGACACCTTCGGCGTCGGCCACTCCAGCACCTCGATCAGCGCCGCGCTGGGCATGGCCATCGCCGCCCGCCTGCAGAACGACCCGCGCAAGTCGATCGCGGTGATCGGCGACGGCGCGCTGACCGCCGGCATGGCCTTCGAGGCGCTGAACCACGCCCAGGAAGTCAACGCCGACATGCTGGTGATCCTCAACGACAACGACATGTCGATTTCGCGCAATGTCGGCGGCCTGTCCAACTACCTGGCCAAGATCCTCTCCAGCCGCACCTACGCGAGCATGCGCGAAGGCAGCAAGAAAGTGCTGTCGCGCCTGCCCGGTGCCTGGGAAATCGCCCGCCGCACCGAGGAGTACGCCAAGGGCATGCTGGTGCCGGGCACGCTGTTCGAGGAGCTGGGCTGGAACTACATCGGCCCGATCGACGGCCACGACCTGCCGACCCTGATCGCCACCCTGCGCAACATGCGCGACCTCAAGGGCCCGCAGTTCCTCCACGTGGTGACCAAGAAGGGCAAGGGCTTCGCCCCGGCCGAGGTCGACCCGATCGGCTACCACGCCATCACCAAGCTGGAGCCGGCCGACAAGCCGGTCGCGCCGAAGAAGACCAGCGGCCCGAAATACGCCTCGGTGTTCGGCCAGTGGCTGTGCGACATGGCCGCCGCCGACAATCGCCTGGTGGGCATCACCCCGGCGATGAAGGAAGGCTCGGACCTGATCGACTTCAGCGAACGCTACCCGGAGCGCTACTTCGACGTCGCCATCGCCGAGCAGCACGCGGTCACCCTGGCCGCGGGCATGGCCTGCGAGGGTGCCAAGCCGGTGGTGGCGATCTACTCGACCTTCCTGCAACGCGCCTATGACCAGCTGATCCACGACGTGGCGGTACAGGACCTCGATGTGCTGTTCGCCATCGACCGCGCCGGCCTGGTCGGCGAGGACGGCCCGACCCACGCCGGCGCCTACGACCTGTCCTACCTGCGTTGCATCCCCGGCATGCTGGTGATGACTCCGAGCGACGAGAACGAGCTGCGCAAGATGCTCAGCACCGGCCACCACTACAAGGGCCCGGCCGCCGTGCGCTACCCACGTGGCACCGGCCCCAACGCGCCGATCAGCGGCGACCTGGAGCCCCTGGAAATCGGCAAGGGCGTGGTCCGCCGCCAGGGTGGCAAGGTTGCCCTGCTGGTGTTCGGCGTACAGCTGGCCGAAGCCCTGCAGGTGGCCGAGCAGATCGACGCCACCGTGGTCGACATGCGTTTCGTCAAGCCTCTGGACGAGGCGCTGGTGCTGGAAATGGCCGCCAGCCATGAGTTGCTGGTGACCATCGAAGAGAATGCCATCATGGGTGGCGCCGGCGCAGCGGTCGGCGAGTTCCTCGCCCGCGAAGCGGTGGTCAAGCCGCTGCTGCACCTGGGGCTGCCGGATATCTATGTCGAGCACGCCAAGCCTGCGCAGATGCTGGCCGAGTGCGGGCTGGATGCGGCAGGGATCGAAGCCTCCGTCAAAACCCGAATGGCCAAGCTCGGCCTGTAA